CAGTTTGGATACACCAGTGTATCGAACGTCGTAGGCTTTTCGTCATGTCCTCGTTCCTCTTCCGGCTCGGCCGCCTCACGGCCCGACGCGCCCGGTCCGTGGCGCTGGCCTGGGTGGTGCTGCTCGTCGCGCTCGGCGCTCTCGCAGCCGTCGCGGGCGGCCAGCTCGAGGACGACCTGACCATCCCGGGCACCGAGGCCCAGGAGGGCCTCGACGTCCTCGACACGCGTTTCCCCGAGCTGGTCGGCGCCACCGGGCAGATCGTGTTCCGTGCCCCGGACGGCGAGCGGGTGACGGCCTACCGCGGCGAGATCGAGGACCGGATCGCCGCGGTGAAGGAGGTCGAGGACGTCCGCTTCGTCTCCGACCCGTTCGAGCGCGAGAACCGGGCGCTGTCGATCTCCGAGGACGGCCGTCACGCCCTCGTGCAGGTCCAGCTCGGCATCGAGCTGGAGCAGGTCGACGAGGACCTGACGAGCGCCATCGACGACGCCGCCACCGGGCAGGCCCAGGACGAGCGGGTGTCGCGCGACCTCGACGTGCTGCTCGGCGGCCAGATGTTCACCACCACCTCGACGCCGGTCTCGCCCACCGAGGCGGTCGGCGTGCTCGTCGCGCTGCTGGTGCTCGTGGTCACCCTCGGCTCGTTCGTCGCCGCGGGCATCCCGCTGCTCACCGCGATCCTGGGCGTCGGCGTCACGATGGCCGGGCTCGTGGTGCTGGCGTCGTTCACCGCCATCAACTCCTCGACGCCGTCGCTGGCGATCATGATCGGCCTCGCCGTCGGCATCGACTACGCGCTCTTCATCGCCTCGCGCCACCGCGCGCAGCTCGCCGAGGGCATGGCGGTCGAGGAGTCGATCGCCCGGTCGGTCGCCACGGCCGGCAGCGCGGTCATCTTCGCCGGCGCGACCGTGATCATCGCGCTGTCGGGCCTGGTGGTGGCCCGCATCCCGTTCCTGGCCGTCATGGGCTTCGCGGGGGCGGCCGCGGTCGCCGTCGCGGTCGCGATCGCCCTCACGCTGGTCCCGGCCGCCCTCGCCCTGGTCGGCGAGCGGCTGCGACCCCGCGCCCCACGACGCCGGCGCCGCACGCGCGATCGGGACCGGCCACGACGTACGACGGGGGAGCGGTGGGTCGCGCTGGTGACCCGACGCCCGGCCCTGACCACGGTCGTCGTCCTGGCCGGCCTGCTGCTCATGGCCTTCCCGGCCAAGGACCTCGCCCTCGGGCTGCCCGACACCGGGTCGGCGGAGCGGGGCTCGAGCGAGCGCCGCACCTACGACCTCGTCAGCGAGGAGTACGGCGCCGGCTTCAACGGCCCGCTCCTCGTCGTGGTCGACATCATCCGCACCCGCGAGCCGGTCCAGGTGATGGAGCGCATCGGCGACGACCTGGCCACCACCCCCGGCGTCGAGGCCATCGCCCTCACCACGCCGAACC
This DNA window, taken from Nocardioides sp. HDW12B, encodes the following:
- a CDS encoding MMPL family transporter, coding for MSSFLFRLGRLTARRARSVALAWVVLLVALGALAAVAGGQLEDDLTIPGTEAQEGLDVLDTRFPELVGATGQIVFRAPDGERVTAYRGEIEDRIAAVKEVEDVRFVSDPFERENRALSISEDGRHALVQVQLGIELEQVDEDLTSAIDDAATGQAQDERVSRDLDVLLGGQMFTTTSTPVSPTEAVGVLVALLVLVVTLGSFVAAGIPLLTAILGVGVTMAGLVVLASFTAINSSTPSLAIMIGLAVGIDYALFIASRHRAQLAEGMAVEESIARSVATAGSAVIFAGATVIIALSGLVVARIPFLAVMGFAGAAAVAVAVAIALTLVPAALALVGERLRPRAPRRRRRTRDRDRPRRTTGERWVALVTRRPALTTVVVLAGLLLMAFPAKDLALGLPDTGSAERGSSERRTYDLVSEEYGAGFNGPLLVVVDIIRTREPVQVMERIGDDLATTPGVEAIALTTPNRSADLGIVQVIPEKGQTDPDTAQLVRDLRDRAGEIEQRYDVTDVKVTGQTAVTIDVSDRLAGALLPFGLVVVGLSLLLLTIVFRSVAVPVKATLGYLFSVAASFGVVVMVFQYGWLADLVNVERTGPVLSFLPIILMGVLFGLAMDYEVFLVARMREDWVHHGEALAAVRRGFVSSARVVVAAAVIMVAVFASFVPHGDSSVKPIAFGLAVGVLVDAFLVRMTLVPAVLALLGERAWALPGWLDRRLPALDVEGEGLVAHLEHEDWVAEHGPAVVRLEGFGLDDPGRDRPLVDGLDLVVRPGEVAVLTGEATARRAVLAVAAGRLAPRRGTVVVLDRVLPAESAAVRARVGVDVRPGDVRQARDLVLLDLDHLTEDDAHHLAGLAHAGAAVLVALTPEAADSAPLAALGDDVRRVDLPTDPQTDRTADREDVLQ